A single region of the Salvia splendens isolate huo1 chromosome 18, SspV2, whole genome shotgun sequence genome encodes:
- the LOC121775783 gene encoding uncharacterized protein LOC121775783: MTMPKLMLSISPSPSPSPSPSSPPPTTSPHPSFPFLLDAAASLISRRTLILASPVVALSSSSSSSAAAALAQSPSKSFLSGIANTKSWFQFYGDGFSIRVPPNFQDIMEPEDYNAGLSLYGDKAKPKTYAARFATPDGSEVLSVVIRPSNSLKITFLEAQDIADLGSLKDAAKIFVPVGATLYSARTFKIKEEDGYRNYYFYEFGGDEQRVAIVAAVNSGKAIIAGATAPERIWDDDGIRLRSAAVSLTIV; this comes from the exons ATGACCATGCCCAAATTGATGCTATCCatctccccctccccctccccttccccttccccttcttCCCCTCCGCCAACGACGAGCCCACACCCTTCCTTCCCCTTCTTGCTGGATGCTGCTGCTTCTCTTATCTCTAGAAGAACTTTAATCCTCGCTTCTCCAGTTGTAGccttatcttcttcttcttcttcttccgctGCCGCTGCACTAGCTCAATCTCCTTCCAAATCTTTCCTCTCCGGCATCGCCAACACCAAGTCTTGGTTCCAATTCTACGGAGATGGTTTCTCAATTCGCGTCCCTCCCAACTTCCAAGACATCATGGAACCCGAG GACTATAATGCTGGACTGTCTCTCTATGGAGATAAGGCGAAGCCAAAGACTTATGCTGCGCGTTTCGCCACCCCCGATGG ATCCGAAGTTCTGAGTGTTGTTATTCGACCATCTAATTCACTCAAGATTACCTTCTTAGAG GCCCAAGACATTGCTGATTTAGGTTCTCTGAAGGATGCAGCTAAAATATTTGTTCCAG TTGGTGCGACGTTGTATTCTGCTAGGACATTTAAGATTAAGGAAGAAGACGGTTACAG GAATTATTACTTTTATGAGTTTGGTGGAGATGAACAGCGTGTAGCAATAGTAGCTGCTGTTAACAGTGGAAAG GCTATAATTGCTGGAGCTACTGCACCCGAGAGAATATGGGACGATGATGGCATACGCCTTCGCTCTGCTGCTGTCTCTCTGACAATTGTTTAA
- the LOC121777638 gene encoding inactive protein RESTRICTED TEV MOVEMENT 2-like, with amino-acid sequence MAMRGRGVAGVWPVYEDFKPNSEWQQDAHSHSLIISIPGFMREQLRVSTEGRNIVRVRGERLIAGNKWSHFLEDFEVPENSDMNSVRAKFHDGALTITIPKKTIDKPHHEARENEKHKHVEEDRGREASSSKTKLAGAEREEVAMKELSGKDKGKEGKEKEAIESGGSEDGAFTKAVKGGKKKEVIESSGAIAKAVKGVAELNEERKLMVNIGVAVLVIVSFSAYVTYKFVAGDDKK; translated from the exons ATGGCGATGAGGGGTCGAGGCGTCGCTGGGGTTTGGCCGGTGTACGAAGATTTCAAGCCCAACTCGGAATGGCAACAAGATGCTCATTCCCATAGCCTCATTATTTCCATTCCTG GTTTCATGAGAGAGCAACTTAGGGTTTCCACAGAAGGCCGTAACATCGTTAGGGTTCGCGGGGAGCGACTCATAGCCGGCAACAAATGGAGCCACTTCCTCGAGGATTTCGAGGTTCCTGAGAACTCGGACATGAACTCAGTTCGAGCCAAGTTCCACGATGGCGCTCTCACCATCACAATACCAAAAAAGACAATCGACAAGCCTCATCATGAGGCTCGTGAAAACGAGAAACACAAACATGTTGAGGAGGACCGGGGCAGGGAAGCTAGCTCATCGAAAACAAAGCTGGCCGGAGCCGAGAGAGAAGAAGTTGCAATGAAAGAACTTTCAGGCAAGGACAAGGGCAAAGAAGGGAAAGAAAAGGAAGCAATCGAGTCGGGTGGAAGTGAAGATGGAGCTTTCACCAAGGCAGTGAAAGGAGGGAAGAAAAAAGAGGTAATCGAGTCGAGTGGAGCGATCGCGAAAGCAGTGAAAGGGGTGGCTGAGCTGAATGAAGAGAGGAAGTTGATGGTGAATATTGGGGTGGCTGTGCTTGTAATCGTCTCCTTTAGTGCTTATGTCACCTACAAGTTTGTAGCAGGAGACGATAAGAAATAG
- the LOC121777637 gene encoding beta-glucosidase BoGH3B-like gives MKWVGRVWMAVLWSVVILCGALGKEEDYVKYKDPKQPVGARVEDLLGRMTLEEKIGQMVQIERLSATPDIMKDYKIGSLLSGGGSVPLPQATAADWVNMINNFQKGSLSSRLGIPMIYGIDAVHGHNNVYNATIFPHNVGLGATRDPDLLRRIGDATALEIRATGIPYTFAPCIAVCRDPRWGRCYESYSEDPKVVQEMTEIIPGLQGEIPNGLRKGVPHVIGKNKVAACAKHFVGDGGTTKGINENNTVIDMHGLLSIHMPAYSDSIIKGVSTVMVSYSSWNDKKMHANHELITGFLKGTLKFKGFVISDWQGIDRITSPSHSNYTYSVLAGVQAGIDMIMLPFNHTEFIDDLTYLVKNKFIAMDRIDDAVSRILLIKFNLGLFESPLADLSLVNELGSQAHRDLAREAVRKSLVLLKNGKSANESLLPLPKKASKILVAGSHADNLGYQCGGWTIGWQGFSGNNGTRGTTILGAINATVDKDTEVVYLENPDSEYLKSNHFDYAIVAVGEHPYTETAGDSDTLTMADPGPDTIKNVCGAVKCVVIIISGRPIVMEPYLSGIDALVAAWLPGSEGQGVADVLFGDYGFTGQLPRTWFRTVDQLPMSVGDSHYDPLFPFGFGLTTKSVVTRSVSAGVDRRPYGAVAVIFLLVGLYFQGKFLA, from the exons ATGAAGTGGGTTGGGAGGGTTTGGATGGCGGTGTTGTGGAGTGTGGTGATCCTGTGTGGTGCATTGGGGAAGGAAGAGGATTACGTCAAGTACAAGGACCCTAAACAGCCTGTTGGGGCGAGAGTTGAAGATCTTCTTGGCAGGATGACTTTGGAGGAAAAGATTGGACAGATGGTTCAGATTGAGAGGCTTTCTGCCACTCCTGATATCATGAAGGACTACAAGATTG GTAGCCTGTTAAGTGGTGGTGGAAGTGTGCCTCTTCCGCAAGCTACTGCTGCTGACTGGGTTAACATGATAAATAACTTCCAGAAGGGGTCTTTATCATCACGTCTCGGGATTCCTATGATCTATGGAATCGATGCTGTTCATGGGCACAATAATGTCTATAACGCCACCATCTTTCCTCATAACGTTGGCCTTGGAGCCACTAG GGATCCTGACCTTCTGCGGAGAATTGGTGATGCAACTGCTCTTGAGATCAGAGCTACCGGAATTCCTTATACATTTGCTCCTTGCATTGCA GTCTGCAGGGACCCCAGGTGGGGAAGATGCTATGAGAGTTACAGTGAGGATCCCAAGGTAGTCCAAGAGATGACAGAGATTATACCCGGGCTACAAGGTGAAATTCCAAATGGCTTGAGGAAGGGTGTCCCACATGTTATCGGAAA GAACAAGGTAGCAGCTTGTGCGAAACACTTTGTTGGCGATGGCGGGACGACAAAGGGCATTAACGAAAACAACACAGTGATTGACATGCATGGCTTGCTTAGCATTCACATGCCTGCCTATTCTGACTCTATCATTAAGGGTGTCTCGACAGTCATGGTTTCTTACTCCAGCTGGAATGACAAAAAGATGCACGCGAATCATGAGTTGATCACTGGATTTCTAAAGGGTACCCTCAAGTTCAAG GGCTTCGTTATCTCAGATTGGCAGGGCATTGACCGGATCACTTCTCCATCACATTCCAACTATACATATTCTGTGCTAGCTGGTGTTCAAGCTGGAATTGACATG ATTATGTTGCCATTTAACCACACTGAGTTTATTGACGACCTCACTTATTTGGTCAAGAACAAGTTTATCGCGATGGATCGTATTGATGATGCCGTCTCGAGAATCTTGCTCATCAAGTTCAACTTGGGTCTCTTCGAAAGTCCTCTTGCTGATCTCAGTCTGGTGAATGAACTTGGGAGCCAG GCACACAGAGATTTGGCGAGGGAAGCTGTGAGGAAGTCACTTGTTCTGCTGAAAAATGGGAAAAGTGCAAATGAATCACTGCTTCCGTTGCCAAAGAAAGCATCCAAAATTCTAGTCGCTGGCAGTCATGCCGACAACTTGGGTTACCAGTGTGGTGGATGGACAATAGGTTGGCAGGGATTTAGCGGAAACAACGGGACAAGAG GGACCACGATTCTGGGTGCTATTAACGCCACTGTTGATAAGGACACAGAAGTTGTATACCTTGAGAACCCCGATAGCGAATATCTCAAATCCAACCACTTTGATTACGCTATAGTGGCTGTTGGGGAGCATCCTTACACCGAGACTGCAGGGGACAGCGACACTCTCACCATGGCAGACCCTGGACCTGATACGATAAAAAATGTCTGTGGAGCTGTCAAGTGCGTGGTCATCATCATATCCGGCCGACCAATTGTGATGGAACCATACCTTTCAGGCATTGATGCTCTTGTCGCAGCCTGGTTGCCTGGAAGTGAAGGCCAGGGAGTGGCTGATGTGCTATTTGGGGACTATGGTTTCACGGGACAACTTCCCAGGACTTGGTTCCGAACTGTAGATCAACTCCCAATGAGCGTAGGGGATTCTCATTATGACCCACTTTTCCCTTTTGGATTTGGGCTCACAACCAAGTCCGTGGTAACAAG GTCAGTATCAGCTGGTGTTGACAGAAGGCCTTATGGAGCCGTGGCCGTCATTTTTCTACTTGTTGGTCTTTATTTTCAAGGTAAATTTTTAGCTTGA
- the LOC121777595 gene encoding uncharacterized protein LOC121777595, with amino-acid sequence MVNHEVLPGKNNAAALGHNQPVVLNRNHNIVIAQNHDGMEMGQAHEQDALLGQGHDGQNDDPQYDEQENGLSMEEKPDHDIQDVHLRADSSELDMSDHNHLAMSESQDLDDNLELAVIQHEDMGMDSMHDMDLHQSLVVTPAHILQQRTLAIGPSYELHVGQEFTDVKACRRALRDTAIALHFEMQTIKSDKTRFTARCASEECPWRIHAAKLPGVPTFTIRTINDTHTCGGISHLGHQQASVQWVANSVEQRLRENPNCKPKEILEEIHRVHGITLSYKQAWRGKERIMAAMRGSFEEGYRLLPQYCEQVKRTNPGSIASVYGNPTDNCFQRLFISFQASIYGFLNACRPLLGLDRTFLKSKYLGTLLLATGFDGDGGLFPLAFGVVDEENDDNWMWFLSELHNLLEVNTENMPRLTILSDRQKGVVDGVEANFPTAFHGFCMRHLSESFRKEFNNSMLVNLLWDAAHALTVIEFEAKILEIEEISQDAAYWIRRIPPKLWATAYFEGTRFGHLTANILESLNTWILEASGLPIIQMMECIRRQLMTWFNERRETSMQWTSILVPSAERRVAEALERARTYQVLRANEAEFEVISHEGTNIVDIRNRCCLCRGWQLYGLPCAHAVAALLSCRQNVHRFTESCFTVATYRKTYSQTIHPIPDKTLWMELSEGDPTGSQCAEMTINPPKSLRPPGRPRKKRVRAEDRGRVKRVVHCSRCNQTGHFRTTCAAPI; translated from the coding sequence ATGGTGAACCACGAAGTGCTCCCGGGGAAAAATAACGCTGCAGCTCTTGGTCATAACCAGCCAGTGGTGCTAAACCGCAATCACAACATAGTTATTGCTCAAAACCATGATGGCATGGAGATGGGTCAGGCTCACGAACAAGATGCCTTGCTTGGGCAGGGTCATGACGGTCAGAATGATGATCCTCAATATGATGAGCAAGAGAATGGTTTGTCGATGGAGGAGAAACCTGATCATGATATCCAAGACGTGCATCTACGTGCTGATAGCAGTGAGTTGGATATGTCTGATCATAATCATTTGGCAATGTCTGAGAGCCAAGATCTTGACGACAATTTGGAATTAGCAGTAATCCAGCATGAAGACATGGGCATGGACTCTATGCACGATATGGATCTTCACCAGTCTCTAGTAGTTACTCCCGCTCATATTCTGCAGCAGAGAACCCTTGCTATAGGACCTAGCTACGAACTTCACGTTGGGCAAGAATTCACTGATGTCAAAGCTTGTCGAAGGGCCCTGAGGGACACAGCTATTGCCCTGCATTTTGAGATGCAGACCATAAAGTCAGATAAAACTCGTTTTACTGCCAGATGTGCCAGCGAGGAATGTCCATGGCGCATTCATGCTGCAAAGCTTCCTGGTGTACCCACTTTCACAATCAGGACCATCAACGATACCCATACGTGCGGAGGAATTTCCCATCTGGGGCATCAGCAGGCCTCGGTTCAGTGGGTTGCCAATTCTGTGGAGCAACGCCTAAGGGAGAACCCAAATTGCAAGCCAAAAGAGATCTTGGAAGAAATCCACAGAGTTCATGGTATCACTCTATCTTACAAGCAAGCCTGGCGTGGAAAGGAAAGGATTATGGCTGCTATGCGCGGTTCTTTTGAAGAAGGATACCGTCTCCTCCCACAGTACTGTGAGCAAGTTAAAAGGACTAACCCAGGAAGCATTGCATCAGTTTATGGAAATCCTACTGACAACTGCTTCCAGCGCCTCTTCATCTCATTTCAGGCATCCATATATGGTTTTCTAAATGCTTGCCGTCCACTTCTTGGGCTTGACCGAACATTTCTAAAGAGTAAATACCTGGGTACATTGCTTCTGGCTACTGGTTTTGATGGGGATGGTGGTCTTTTCCCTTTGGCTTTTGGTGTTGTTGATGAGGAGAATGATGATAACTGGATGTGGTTTCTCTCTGAGCTCCATAACCTTCTTGAGGTGAATACTGAAAACATGCCAAGGCTTACGATATTGTCAGATAGGCAAAAAGGCGTTGTTGATGGAGTAGAAGCGAATTTCCCGACTGCTTTTCATGGGTTCTGCATGCGTCATTTGAGTGAAAGCTTCCGGAAAGAATTTAACAATTCAATGCTTGTTAACCTTTTGTGGGATGCTGCCCATGCTCTTACAGTTATTGAATTTGAAGCCAAAATTCTAGAAATTGAAGAGATTTCTCAAGATGCAGCATACTGGATTCGGCGGATTCCCCCAAAATTATGGGCTACAGCTTATTTTGAGGGAACAAGGTTTGGACATTTGACAGCCAATATATTGGAATCTCTAAATACTTGGATCTTGGAAGCCTCAGGTCTTCCAATAATCCAGATGATGGAATGCATCCGAAGGCAGTTAATGACCTGGTTCAATGAACGTCGAGAGACTAGTATGCAGTGGACATCCATCCTTGTGCCGAGTGCAGAGAGGCGAGTTGCAGAGGCTCTTGAGCGTGCACGCACTTATCAGGTTCTTCGCGCTAATGAAGCTGAATTTGAGGTAATATCCCATGAGGGGACAAACATTGTTGACATCCGAAACCGCTGTTGTCTTTGTCGGGGATGGCAACTGTATGGTCTTCCCTGTGCGCATGCTGTTGCTGCACTGCTCTCTTGCAGACAGAATGTCCATCGATTCACTGAGAGCTGTTTCACTGTTGCTACCTACCGGAAGACGTACTCACAAACCATCCATCCTATCCCAGATAAAACACTGTGGATGGAGTTATCCGAAGGAGATCCGACTGGTAGTCAATGTGCAGAAATGACTATTAATCCGCCTAAATCACTCCGCCCTCCTGGGCGGCCGAGGAAGAAGCGTGTTAGAGCAGAAGATCGTGGCCGTGTGAAGAGAGTTGTACATTGTAGCCGCTGCAATCAGACAGGCCACTTCCGGACGACGTGTGCAGCGCCAATATGA
- the LOC121776874 gene encoding uncharacterized protein At2g34160-like: protein MTIEGETAVIKQATNANDNVIANASANVNLNGNENLKKNRIQVSNTKKPLFFYVNLAKRYLQQHKEIELSALGMAITTVVTISEILKNNGFVNEKSILTSTVGTKDVAKGRTVQKARVCIN from the exons ATGACAATTGAAGGAGAAACTGCTGTTATCAAACAAGCAACCAATGCCAATGATAATGTCATTGCAAATGCCAGTGCCAATGTCAATCTCAATGGCAATGAAAATCTCAAGAAAAATAGAATTCAGGTGTCCAATACCAAAAAACCACTATTCTTCTATGTCAATCTTGCTAAG AGGTACCTACAACAGCATAAAGAGATTGAGCTTTCAGCCTTGGGCATGG cCATCACAACAGTTGTGACGATATCTGAGATTCTAAAAAATAATGGATTTGTTAACGAGAAGA GTATCTTGACCTCAACGGTTGGAACAAAGGATGTAGCCAAGGGTCGCACTGTTCAGAAAGCTAGGGTGTGTATTAATTGA